GGTACTTATTTTTAAACAGATTAAAAAAAACAAAAACAGGTATTTTATAAACAATCAGGCGGTTAGTAAAAAAACAATTAAAGAAATTTCTTCAAAATTTCTGGATTATCTGTCGTTAAGGGAAATAAAAGAGTTTGAAAATAAAAATATATTAAGTCTGCTTGATAAAATTATTCAAGAGAAAGATTATTATGTTAAATTAAATGAATATAAAAACCTCTACAATAAATATAAAAAACTATTAAAAGAACTGGAAATAATAACGAAAAAACAGAAAAAATCTGCTGAAAAAAAAGAATTTCTAAAGTATGAAATAGAAAAAATAGAATCAATTTCCCCAAAAATAGGGGAGTTTGAAGAACTTATGAAAATAAAAAAAGATTTAAGTAAATTAGAAAAAATCAAAGATAAAATTCAGGAAGTAGAAAGAATATTTGATTTAGAACATATTGTATATGAATTTTTGGAAATGATTGACGAAAACGGAGAATTTTTTTCAAATACTATGAATGAACTTAGAATTATGATTGATAAAGCTGTGGAAAAAGCGTCTTTTTTGGAGAATGTAAATATAGAAGAAGTGTTGGAAAGATTATCCAAACTTCAGGAATTAATCAGAAGGTTTGGAAGTATTGAAGAAGCACTTAAATATTATGAAGAAAAAAAAGAGGAATTAAACAGGTTTGAAAATATATCTTTTGAAAAAGAAAAACTTATCAATGAAATTCAGGAACTTAAAAAAATCTTAAATGAAACAGCCCGGTTTATAACTGAAAAAAGAATCATTGCGGCAAAAAAGCTTGAAGAAAAGATTAATTATTTTTTAAAAAAACTTTATATGCCTGAGGCTAAAATACATTTTGCCGAAGATGTGTTAAACGAGTCTGGGAAAGATAAAGTCGAAATAGTCATCAATGATATAGATACTAATACACTCTCTACCGGTGAATTCAACAGACTTAGAGTAGCGCTTTTGGCTAGTAAACTTGAATACGAAGATGAAGAAAAAAGTCTTTTTTTAGATGAGATTGATGCAAATTTGAGTGGTGAGGAGAGTATGAGTGTGGCAGAAGTTTTAAAGTATTTATCTACTAAATATCAGATTTTTGCTATTTCGCACCAGCCTCAGCTTGCAAGTGTAGCCAATAAACATTTTTTGGTTACAAAAAAAAATAATAAAAGTTATGTGAAAGAACTGAGCGTTAATGAAAGAATAAATGAAATTGCCAGAATAATAGGCGGAAAAGAAAAAAGTAAAAAAGCTTATGAATATGCAAAAGAGCTTTTAAAAGGAAAATAATGTTTTGCCCATTTGATTGCTGGGATGCCTGCCAGTTAAAAACTGAAAACGGGAAACGGAAAATTAAAGCAGAGGGAATAACGACTTATCTTTGCTGGAAATTAAACAATTATTTTAATTTTCCGACTGAAAAATCACCTAAATTTAATGGTAAAAATATTATGTTAAATAAAGTGTTACATAAATTTACAACCATATTAAAATCAACTGAGCCTAAAAAAGTTCTATTTATCAAAGGCTCAGGAAATATGGGCTTAATGCAAAATGTTACGAAATTATTTTTTGAAAAATACGGTGCTACTTTTGCCGTTGGAAGCACGTGTGACGGAATAGGGGAGAAGGGTATTAAAAAATCAAGAGGCAAAAGTTTAATTTTACCAATATGGATTATAAAAAATGCTAAGAATATTATTATTTGGGGAAGAAACCCATATGTTACTAATATTCATCTTTTGCCTTTAATAAAAAATAAATTCATTGTCACAATTGATGCAATAAATACTAAAACAGCTAAAAATTCTGATTTTTTTATTCAGGTAAAACCAAATTCTGATTATTATTTAGCTGCATTGCTTTCCCAAATGACAATGGAAAGAAATTTAGTTAAAAAAGATGATGGTTTGGATTTTGAAAAATTTAAAAAAATAGTTTTTTCTTATTCCAAAAACGAATTAATTGAAAAATCCGGAGTAAATAAAAAACAGGCTGAAAAATTGTTTGAAATAATAACCGAAGGTGCTGTTGTTTTAACGGGGCTTGGTATTTCTAAATGTAAAGAGTGTTATAAAACCGCATGGGCAGTTGATTCACTTTTTTATATGCTGGATTATTTCGGAAAAAAAGACAGGGGCGTTGCATATCTCGGAAGCAGCAGTTTTGGGATAAACAACCCTTTTAAAATAAATCATAAAAACAAAGTGGCTCTGTTTGATGTTAATCTGGATAATTTTGATGTAGTTTTTATTCAGGGGGCAAATCCGCTTGTCAGTTTTGTAAACAGGGATAAATGGAAAAAATTAAAAGAAAAAAAGTTAATTGTATTTGGAAAATATTATGATGAAACGGCAAAAATTGCAAATCTTTTTATTCCTACAAAAGATTTTTATGAAAAAAAAGATGTAAGGGGAAGTTATTTTCATGAATATGTTTTAACAATGGAAAATGTGAAATGGAAAATGGAAAATGAGCCTTGCTCATCTGGCTGCTTGAAAAACGGCCACGATGAAAGAATTAGTGAGTATGAGTTTACAAAATATTTATTTAATGAATTTGGATTTGGAGAATTGAAAAAAGAAGACGAATATATCAGGGAAATTTTAGATTCTAACTTAGAAAAAATAAATGACAATGTTTATAAAAAAAAGGTATTTGATAAACCTCCTTACAGCGAAGGTTTTTTTACAAAAGATAAAAAGTTTCATTTTTTAACTGAATTGTTTGAAAGAAATGA
The Lebetimonas sp. JH292 genome window above contains:
- a CDS encoding AAA family ATPase, translating into MIERIYIKDYVTFEEVELEFQKVELEFSKGLIVFTGPSGAGKSVLMRGILSIFGYFDVNAALSEAVVDADIDLEKYGIENDEVLIFKQIKKNKNRYFINNQAVSKKTIKEISSKFLDYLSLREIKEFENKNILSLLDKIIQEKDYYVKLNEYKNLYNKYKKLLKELEIITKKQKKSAEKKEFLKYEIEKIESISPKIGEFEELMKIKKDLSKLEKIKDKIQEVERIFDLEHIVYEFLEMIDENGEFFSNTMNELRIMIDKAVEKASFLENVNIEEVLERLSKLQELIRRFGSIEEALKYYEEKKEELNRFENISFEKEKLINEIQELKKILNETARFITEKRIIAAKKLEEKINYFLKKLYMPEAKIHFAEDVLNESGKDKVEIVINDIDTNTLSTGEFNRLRVALLASKLEYEDEEKSLFLDEIDANLSGEESMSVAEVLKYLSTKYQIFAISHQPQLASVANKHFLVTKKNNKSYVKELSVNERINEIARIIGGKEKSKKAYEYAKELLKGK
- a CDS encoding molybdopterin-dependent oxidoreductase is translated as MFCPFDCWDACQLKTENGKRKIKAEGITTYLCWKLNNYFNFPTEKSPKFNGKNIMLNKVLHKFTTILKSTEPKKVLFIKGSGNMGLMQNVTKLFFEKYGATFAVGSTCDGIGEKGIKKSRGKSLILPIWIIKNAKNIIIWGRNPYVTNIHLLPLIKNKFIVTIDAINTKTAKNSDFFIQVKPNSDYYLAALLSQMTMERNLVKKDDGLDFEKFKKIVFSYSKNELIEKSGVNKKQAEKLFEIITEGAVVLTGLGISKCKECYKTAWAVDSLFYMLDYFGKKDRGVAYLGSSSFGINNPFKINHKNKVALFDVNLDNFDVVFIQGANPLVSFVNRDKWKKLKEKKLIVFGKYYDETAKIANLFIPTKDFYEKKDVRGSYFHEYVLTMENVKWKMENEPCSSGCLKNGHDERISEYEFTKYLFNEFGFGELKKEDEYIREILDSNLEKINDNVYKKKVFDKPPYSEGFFTKDKKFHFLTELFERNEKEFEIITAKEAKALNSQFKKDENIYINPESKNIMLNWVKKNINKNSIKYDKNIPQNIIYTKGGTVINEILKAKGENAYYEIQ